In a single window of the Fusarium falciforme chromosome 3, complete sequence genome:
- a CDS encoding Mediator of RNA polymerase II transcription subunit 17 codes for MAPGHHDQPLSLRPNPVADRRPKNIADFIARVNAQPGGFRALSEDKLREEIAARDAANGDAAEDKDVDMAETGQDEDDEDEDQEVERDPQEVRMEVLRNIDIAGNTAFLTLDFLSLLLSKQNPTQAGVTLSQGLRDIVGIGTMGFDKLDDPTVSPAKAKDHEDVAVGWTIMKVNKTRDAAEEACKFLQKEIAAEGRYWDEIVAVQKNGWSISRVPKERHTLGVRFGFSEAASDFRNNGLAPMRRGDDGAVQLDCGRLGGVSERLVVTLEKDGKVTGRSALPAQTTDDAPLEARVLEARNTIFSQELWYEIRREARNLAAYDVKPDGSRLTCDLDPASKSKLTIELVPLGSQPLLDESLPDNHLAEMAAISLHILLTSAHRHAELIRTRPIPPHVTRTRGQNIHTLVRPVIAYFMHYRHLINATTYVGRIVQSLRHAGLPANFILLTPRVSDPDPADLRAPPSSVPGAMVRNIIPPIDFNLRLTLVPGAVMDVRGRTFLFPVTATYYQVTTPPTSLIARICAPFREGYPTPDALHDYLSTATARVLAEHFRSLLASPPSSTRWVKSIKGDSIRDPDKEEFEMRFALTREPKLLVTGTSQVEGKTLRQEWEWNPDTTSEPASLQDIVQREAKRAFPE; via the exons ATGGCTCCAGGTCACCACGACCAGCCGCTCTCGCTGCGGCCGAACCCCGTCGCCGACCGCAGACCCAAGAACATCGCCGACTTCATCGCCCGCGTCAATGCTCAGCCCGGCGGCTTCAGAGCTCTGTCCGAGGACAAGCTGCGCGAGGAGATTGCCGCACGCGACGCCGCCAATGGGGATGCtgccgaggacaaggacgtggacatggccgagaccggtcaggatgaggacgacgaggacgaggatcaAGAGGTAGAGAGGGATCCTCAGGAGGTGCGCATGGAGGTGTTGAGGAACATTGA CATCGCCGGAAACACAGCCTTCCTCACCCTCgacttcctctccctcctcctctccaagcagAACCCCACGCAGGCCGGAGTCACGCTGTCGCAGGGCCTGCGAGACATCGTGGGAATCGGCACCATGGGCTTCGACAAGCTCGACGACCCGACCGTGTCGCCggcaaaggccaaggatcACGAGGACGTGGCCGTGGGCTGGACCATCATGAAGGTCAACAAGACGCGcgacgccgccgaggaggcctGCAAGTTCCTGCAGAAGGAGATTGCGGCAGAGGGGAGGTACTGGGATGAGATTGTGGCGGTTCAGAAGAATGGGTGGTCTATATCAAGGGTCCCCAAGGAGAGGCACACGCTTGGTGTTCGATTTGGCTTTTCAGAAG CTGCATCCGATTTCAGAAACAACGGTCTAGCTCCCATGCGGAGAGGAGATGACGGCGCAGTCCAGCTCGACTGTGGCCGACTGGGCGGCGTGTCAGAACGACTCGTTGTGACCCTCgagaaggacggcaaggtcaCAGGCCGCTCTGCCCTCCCAGCGCAGACGACGGACGACGCCCCCCTGGAGGCGCGAGTCCTCGAGGCCCGCAACACCATCTTCTCGCAGGAGCTCTGGTACGAGATCAGGCGCGAGGCCCGCAATCTGGCCGCATACGATGTCAAGCCCGACGGCTCCCGCCTGACGTGCGACTTGGATCCCGCGTCCAAGTCCAAACTGACCATCGAGCTTGTGCCTCTGGGCTCACAGCCGCTGTTGGATGAGTCTCTACCTGACAACCACCTCGCCGAGATGGCGGCCATCTCACTTCACATCCTCCTCACCTCAGCTCATCGGCATGCCGAGCTCATCAGGACACGCCCTATACCGCCTCATGTCACCCGCACGCGAGGCCAGAATATACACACCCTCGTCCGGCCCGTCATCGCCTACTTCATGCACTACCGCCACCTTATCAATGCCACCACCTACGTCGGCCGCATCGTTCAGTCTCTCCGGCACGCCGGCCTCCCCGCCAACTTTATCCTGCTGACGCCCCGGGTCTCGGACCCAGACCCGGCCGACTTGAGGGCGCCCCCGAGTTCGGTTCCGGGGGCCATGGTCCGCAATATCATCCCTCCCATCGACTTCAACCTCCGGCTCACCCTCGTCCCCGGTGCCGTCATGGACGTCCGCGGCCGCACCTTTCTCTTCCCCGTCACCGCCACCTACTACCAAGTCACCACCCCTCCAACCTCGCTCATCGCCCGCATCTGCGCCCCCTTCCGAGAGGGATACCCGACCCCGGACGCCCTACACGACTACCTCAGCACCGCCACCGCCCGCGTCCTGGCCGAGCACTTCCGCTCCCTGctcgcctcgcctccctCGAGCACCCGGTGGGTCAAGAGCATCAAGGGCGACTCCATCCGCGACCCCGATAAGGAGGAGTTCGAGATGCGCTTCGCCCTCACCCGCGAACCCAAGCTGCTCGTCACGGGCACCTCCCAGGTCGAGGGTAAGACTTTACGACAGGAGTGGGAGTGGAATCCTGACACCACCTCCGAGCCAGCGAGTTTGCAGGACATTGTCCAGCGCGAGGCCAAGAGGGCGTTTCCCGAGTGA